The following coding sequences are from one Saccharomyces cerevisiae S288C chromosome X, complete sequence window:
- the ADO1 gene encoding adenosine kinase (Adenosine kinase; required for the utilization of S-adenosylmethionine (AdoMet); may be involved in recycling adenosine produced through the methyl cycle) produces the protein MTAPLVVLGNPLLDFQADVTAEYLAKYSLKENDAILVDAKSGDAKMAIFDELLQMPETKLVAGGAAQNTARGAAYVLGAGQVVYFGSVGKDKFSERLLNENEKAGVKSMYQVQNDIGTGKCAALITGHNRSLVTDLGAANFFTPDHLDKHWDLVEAAKLFYIGGFHLTVSPDAIVKLGQHAKENSKPFVLNFSAPFIPHVFKDALARVLPYATVIIANESEAEAFCDAFQLDCANTDLEAIAQRIVKDSPVEKTVIFTHGVEPTVVVSSKGTSTYPVKPLDSSKIVDTNGAGDAFAGGFMAGLTKGEDLETSIDMGQWLAALSIQEVGPSYPSEKISYSK, from the coding sequence ATGACCGCACCATTGGTAGTATTGGGTAACCCACTTTTAGATTTCCAAGCCGACGTCACGGCTGAATACCTGGCCAAGTATTCTCTAAAGGAAAACGACGCAATTTTGGTCGATGCCAAATCAGGCGATGCTAAGATGGCTATTTTTGACGAGCTCTTACAGATGCCAGAAACAAAGCTTGTTGCAGGTGGTGCTGCTCAAAACACTGCTAGAGGGGCAGCATACGTTTTGGGCGCCGGCCAGGTGGTGTACTTCGGTTCCGTCGGTAAGGACAAGTTCAGCGAGAGATTGCTTAacgaaaacgaaaaagCTGGTGTCAAGTCTATGTACCAAGTTCAAAATGATATTGGTACCGGTAAGTGTGCCGCATTAATCACTGGCCATAACCGGTCCTTGGTCACTGACTTGGGTGCTGCCAATTTCTTTACTCCAGACCACTTGGACAAGCATTGGGACTTGGTCGAAGCAGCTAAGCTCTTCTACATCGGTGGTTTCCACTTGACCGTGTCTCCAGACGCTATCGTTAAGTTGGGCCAACATGCTAAAGAGAACAGCAAACCTTTCGTGTTGAACTTTAGTGCTCCTTTCATTCCTCATGTCTTCAAAGACGCATTGGCCAGAGTTTTGCCTTATGCTACCGTCATCATCGCTAACGAATCGGAGGCCGAAGCCTTTTGCGACGCCTTCCAATTAGACTGTGCCAACACTGATTTGGAAGCTATTGCTCAAAGAATTGTCAAGGACTCTCCAGTTGAAAAGACTGTCATCTTCACCCACGGTGTCGAACCAACAGTGGTCGTGTCCTCCAAGGGTACCAGCACATATCCAGTCAAACCTTTGGACTCTTCTAAGATCGTCGACACCAACGGTGCTGGTGACGCCTTCGCTGGTGGCTTTATGGCTGGGTTGACTAAAGGTGAAGATTTGGAAACCTCTATTGACATGGGTCAATGGCTAGCTGCTTTGTCTATTCAAGAAGTTGGTCCCTCTTACCCTTCCGAAAAAATATCTTACTCTAAATAG
- the ECM27 gene encoding Ecm27p (Protein involved in calcium homeostasis and exit from quiescence; required for proper trehalose levels during quiescence; may play a role in cell wall biosynthesis, mutants are hypersensitive to antifungal, Papulacandin B; null mutants have increased plasmid loss; interacts with Pdr5p), with amino-acid sequence MDWAINVAHPRLLYKDPKLSVTFIVPSLFHIIIAFVLLGICASDFLCPNVAHISDPNSLRSNGSLVSKTASHASHTGALMAVLLSWCNSSPDLFSNLMSWATSTRETRSTSVSLSIGEVLGACGIILCIVEGSIFIIMSRTHIEISQIQKLSIMRDLLFSLAAMCVMSYVSLMNQVTVLNCLLMAFLYAFYLVVKLTFKLNHSAETPDETAADTSLRENSVSPFLDDSLMASGLLPPIQPGFDISNSITHGIKPSLLSAMDFNSFLSMLENSSLEEDDSRNEMAELNTLRSMTPGQHWSASATVAGEATSAGRPFSEPTNAFTEYRDSERAINSSPAVFAPYRDNPDDEESQEQVLLETTTHGHFGAQEMRRFSKRSLGWIIKIFIPHLSNFSQKSISDAIFSIITVPFFIIFKLSCPQPPSDILSYDPTLNRYSLTTLPIILLFIQSITAPFLLCSILSVLLTYHLGYLVYLFPLILAMALILLLTAFITKVNLHNKFTLSLDSSNILQEKLQKRKLLERLNTSIQIIFLAIGIINIIIWISLLANSLIEMMEIYQKILGLSKAILGLTIFAWGNSVGDLISNISMCRLYKTQTHYQDRVRLATKFFMISCASCLGGVMLNSMGGIGFSGLVSMLFIGAFNDNEWWFLRKVKLQETSQLDNTLNYKFIVSCVFIILQIILLLLFFGGPNNIKRRLTKEMKLVGISMCGLWALATLINILLELFS; translated from the coding sequence ATGGACTGGGCAATCAATGTCGCCCATCCACGATTACTTTACAAGGATCCTAAACTTTCAGTAACGTTTATTGTGCCGAGCTTATTTCATATCATTATTGCTTTCGTGTTATTAGGAATATGTGCATCCGATTTTCTTTGCCCCAACGTGGCCCATATATCAGATCCCAACAGCCTTCGATCGAATGGTTCTTTAGTCTCAAAAACGGCGTCCCATGCATCTCATACTGGGGCATTAATGGCAGTTCTACTATCTTGGTGTAACTCTTCGCCTGACCTATTTTCCAACTTAATGAGCTGGGCAACCTCTACGAGAGAAACAAGGTCAACCTCAGTATCGCTATCAATTGGTGAGGTGCTTGGCGCTTGCGGCATTATCCTGTGCATTGTAGAGGGCtccatttttattattatgtcAAGAACTCACATTGAAATCTcgcaaattcaaaaactatCCATCATGAGAGACttgttattttctttagcTGCCATGTGCGTAATGAGTTACGTTTCCCTTATGAATCAGGTCACTGTGCTGAATTGCCTTTTGATGGCGTTCCTTTATGCCTTTTATCTAGTCGTTAAGTTAACTTTCAAGCTTAATCATTCTGCAGAAACCCCAGATGAAACTGCTGCGGATACGAGCCTCAGAGAAAACTCCGTTTCTCCTTTTTTGGATGACTCTCTGATGGCTTCTGGTTTACTACCACCAATACAACCTGGCTTTGACATATCCAATTCTATAACACACGGCATTAAGCCTAGTTTGCTATCTGCTATGGATTTCAATAGTTTCTTATCAATGCTTGAAAACTCATCTTTGGAGGAGGATGACTCAAGGAATGAAATGGCAGAATTGAACACTCTACGTAGCATGACGCCGGGACAACATTGGTCCGCCTCTGCAACAGTTGCAGGAGAGGCAACGAGTGCTGGAAGACCTTTCAGTGAGCCAACGAATGCGTTTACGGAATATAGAGATTCTGAAAGAGCAATAAATAGTTCCCCAGCGGTGTTCGCCCCCTACCGTGACAACcctgatgatgaagagtCTCAAGAGCAAGTATTATTGGAGACAACAACGCATGGTCATTTTGGTGCGCAAGAAATGCGAAGGTTCTCCAAAAGGTCTCTGGGCTGgattataaaaattttcatacCACATCTCTCAAATTTTTCCCAGAAATCCATCTCAGATGCGATCTTTTCCATAATAACTGTTCcgtttttcattattttcaaactATCATGTCCTCAACCGCCTTCAGATATTTTGAGTTATGATCCCACTTTGAACAGATACTCTTTAACAACGTTACCcataattttattatttatcCAATCAATTACTGCACCCTTCCTCCTTTGCAGTATACTTTCTGTGCTTTTGACATATCATCTAGGCTATCTCGTTTACCTTTTCCCTCTTATATTAGCTATGGCCTTAATTTTACTATTGACGGCTTTTATTACAAAGGTAAATCTGCATAACAAGTTTACTCTGTCATTAGACAGCTCTAACATTTTACAGGAAAAGctacaaaaaagaaaactccTCGAAAGGCTTAACACAAGCAtccaaataatttttctagCTATCGGCATAATAAATATCATAATTTGGATATCACTTTTAGCCAATTCTCTTATTGAGATGATGGaaatttaccaaaaaatattaGGATTATCGAAAGCTATTTTGGGCCTTACCATTTTCGCATGGGGCAACTCAGTAGGAGACTTGATCTCCAACATATCTATGTGCAGGCTCTACAAAACCCAAACTCACTACCAAGACAGAGTTCGTTTAGccacaaaattttttatgatATCATGCGCATCTTGCTTAGGAGGCGTAATGCTGAATTCTATGGGTGGAATAGGCTTTAGTGGGCTAGTATCAATGCTTTTTATTGGCGCTTTTAATGATAACGAATGGTGGTTCCTAAGAAAGGTTAAATTACAAGAAACAAGTCAATTGGATAATACATTAAATTACAAATTCATAGTTTCTTGCgtcttcattatcctaCAGATTATTCTCTTGCTGTTATTCTTCGGAGGGCCTAACAATATTAAACGGCGCCTCACAAAGGAGATGAAGTTAGTCGGAATCTCTATGTGCGGACTATGGGCACTAGCCACGTTGATTAATATACTTCTAGAACTGTTTAGCTAA
- the LIH1 gene encoding putative lipase (Putative lipase) produces MPVVHCSSNLPITPYIYERLVYFIKASSISSCISDNLLLVNKTFNDGGCPPHINFCNDEIINPTAGQTVVELVLNAKKGELGSGYLAVDHGKKVVILAFRGSTTRQDWFSDFEIYPVNYSPLCVKEYRKLIEEGKIRECEGCKMHRGFLRFTETLGMDVFKKMESILESFPEYRIVVTGHSLGAALASLAGIELKIRGFDPLVLTFATPKIFNSEMKQWVDELFETDAIEKESILKDEIQFRKGYFRVVHTGDYIPMVPPFYHPAGLEMFINKVGLPQNAEDIEYRGKNNRLTLKDGFREGMSGLVEDWLHVYEHRAYFIDVVGCSGL; encoded by the coding sequence ATGCCTGTTGTTCATTGTTCGTCCAACCTGCCCATCACTCCATATATCTATGAGCGTCtagtatattttattaAGGCAAGCTCTATATCAAGCTGCATATCTGACAACTTACTTCTTGTTAATAAAACCTTCAACGACGGAGGTTGTCCACCACATATTAACTTCTGCAATGATGAGATAATTAACCCAACAGCGGGTCAAACAGTGGTTGAATTAGTTCTTAATGCAAAAAAAGGTGAATTAGGCTCGGGTTATCTGGCTGTTGACCACGGAAAAAAGGTTGTTATTTTAGCATTTAGAGGATCCACAACAAGACAAGATTGGTTTagtgattttgaaatatatcCTGTTAACTATTCTCCCCTTTGCGTTAAGGAATATCGTAAGCTTATAGAGGAAGGAAAAATCAGAGAATGTGAAGGTTGTAAAATGCATAGAGGATTTCTAAGGTTCACAGAAACTCTCGGGATGGACgtctttaaaaaaatggagTCGATTCTGGAAAGCTTTCCGGAATATAGGATCGTTGTCACTGGGCACTCCTTGGGGGCAGCATTAGCAAGTTTGGCTGGGATTGAATTAAAGATAAGAGGCTTTGATCCGTTAGTGCTGACATTCGCAACACCAAAGATATTTAACAGTGAAATGAAACAATGGGTAGACGAGTTATTTGAAACAGATGCTATAGAAAAGGAGTCAATTCTTAAAGATGAAATTCAATTTCGTAAGGGCTATTTTAGGGTTGTGCATACAGGTGATTATATTCCTATGGTTCCACCATTCTATCATCCGGCTGGTTTAGAGATGTTTATTAACAAAGTTGGTCTACCTCAGAATGCGGAAGATATTGAATACCGTGGTAAAAATAACAGGTTAACTTTAAAGGATGGATTTCGAGAGGGTATGAGCGGTTTGGTTGAAGACTGGTTACATGTCTATGAACATCGAGCCTACTTCATTGACGTAGTGGGATGTTCTGGACTTTAA
- a CDS encoding uncharacterized protein (hypothetical protein; encodes new type of domain, which ab initio modeling suggests is predominantly alpha-helical; nonessential for growth, deletion increases sensitivity to osmostress; expressed at moderate to high abundance; ORF also present in strains EC1118, YJM789, RM11-1a, and AWRI1631; Gln24 in S288C reference is substituted with Arg in wine strain EC1118; predicted S-palmitoylation site on Cys2, suggesting membrane association; transcript previously mischaracterized as SUT646), whose amino-acid sequence MCDDSYDAVEEYYFNKSVAGISGQENWNKQLATQVYSRSLQPEILPTLKPLSCNKERANAGKRVSEEEQINGKRKRKD is encoded by the coding sequence ATGTGTGATGATAGCTATGATGCTGTAGAAGAATACTATTTCAACAAAAGCGTAGCCGGGATTAGTGGCCAGGAGAACTGGAATAAGCAGTTAGCTACCCAAGTGTATTCAAGAAGTTTACAACCAGAAATATTACCAACCCTAAAACCTCTTTCATGTAACAAAGAGAGGGCCAATGCAGGAAAAAGAGtttcagaagaagagcAGATAAATGGAAAACGTAAGAGAAAAGATTAG